The nucleotide sequence TTTGTTTGCCGGTCAATAACCCCTCGGTCATCATATTTACCGAATCGTTGGTCACCACGACGACATCGCTTAAGGACAATATCATGCCATAAACATTATGGTCGCGGCCATCGTCCAACCAAACATTACCATGGTAAGATAATTCTTTTTGTAATAATAATTGGACAAAACTTGGCGTCCGCGCCGACGGCGTGATAAGCACAAAATGCCGGTCGGCCAATTTTTTTATTTCGGCCAATAAATTTCTTGCCGTGCTTTTTTTAAAAACCTGCAACCGCGAATTACCGCCGAGCAAAATACTCACCGTGGTTTTTTTATCGCTATAGGTTGGAATTCTTTTTTTCGCCGTGGCGCGCGCCGCCGGGTTTATTGCCTGCAGGTTTTTTTTATCCCACGCCGACAGGCCGCCTGTCATCACCATCATATTGCTGGACAGGCTTTTTTTGCATTCATGCAATGGCCGCACCAGCAAATCAAAAAAACGACCACCGCCGTTCGGCGACAACAAATGCACCGCGACGGCGGCGGCCAAACGTGTTTTTAAAAACAACGCCGGCCGCGCCGTGATATGCCCGGCCGAAAAAACCGCATCGACCCTATCCAACGTTGTTGAAAAATCCTTCATCCCCGAAAACCACGGCCTGGC is from Hydrotalea sp. and encodes:
- a CDS encoding ELM1/GtrOC1 family putative glycosyltransferase, whose translation is MKKTTNLAEKKILLLFDKNRGHQQQLIALVEALGTMMPVKYEMVRPQYNWWAKVPALSARPWFSGMKDFSTTLDRVDAVFSAGHITARPALFLKTRLAAAVAVHLLSPNGGGRFFDLLVRPLHECKKSLSSNMMVMTGGLSAWDKKNLQAINPAARATAKKRIPTYSDKKTTVSILLGGNSRLQVFKKSTARNLLAEIKKLADRHFVLITPSARTPSFVQLLLQKELSYHGNVWLDDGRDHNVYGMILSLSDVVVVTNDSVNMMTEGLLTGKQTLLWPMPLRNFLSLSWQLKKLLRHLQFIKSLKKNFAVENYNAAAVDKKIPVAQSPIVNSEAVAREVKKRFLPNNRAARKG